From Pseudomonas sp. AN-1:
TTCGACAACGCCATGCGCGACCACGGCGTCGAGCAGACCCGCAAGTGCTACGAGGCGGTCGGCGCCACCGAGGTTATCCGCCTGCCGTCCTACCCGGCCAGCCACAACATGGGCACCAACCGCATGAGCGCCAGGGCCGCCGACGGGGTGGTCAACAAGTGGGGGCAGAGCCACGACATCCCCAACCTGTTCGTCTCCGACGGCAGCCAGTTCACCACCAGCGGCGGACAGAACCCGACCCTGACCATAGTCGCGCTGGCCCTGCGCCAGGCCGACCACATCGGCAAGCTGTTCAGCCAGCGCGCCCTCTGAATCCCGATACGGAGCCGATCACATGACCGCACCGAACCATGCGCAGCGTCTGTGGATGTTCGAGCAGATGCTCGTCAGCCGCTACCTGGAAGAGTCCATCGAGCGCATCTACATGGAAGGCAAGACCCCGGTCTTCAACATGGCCAAGGGCCCGATTCCCGGCGAGATGCACCTGTCCAACGGCCAGGAGCCCTGCGCCGTCGGCGTCTGTGCGCACCTGAATGCCGAGGACGTGGTCACCGCCACCCACCGCCCCCACCACATCGCCGTGGCCAAGGGCGTCCACCTCAACGAGATGGTCGCCGAGATCTTCGGCAAGAAGACCGGCCTGTCCGGCGGCCGCGGCGGGCACATGCACCTGTTCGATGCGCGGGTGAACTTCTGCTGCTCGGGGATCATCGCCCAGGGCATGGGCCCGGCGGTGGGCGCGGCGCTGTCGCGCCAGCTGCAGGGCAAGCCGGGTGTCGCGGTGGCCTACATCGGCGAGGGTGCCGCCAACCAGGGCGCCTTCCACGAGACGCTGAACCTGGCCGCGCTGTGGAAGCTGCCGGTGGTGTTCGTCATCGAGGACAACGCCTGGGGCATCTCGGTGGCCAAGCAGGCCTCCACCCCGATCGAGCGCAACTACGTGCGCGCCGCCGCCTACGGCATGCCCGGGGTGTTCGTCCCCGGCAACGACGCCGACGCCATCTTCGCCGCCGCCGGTGAGGCCATCGAGCGGGCGCGCGCCGGCGGCGGCCCGAGCCTGATCGAGATCGAGACCTCGCGCCTGGCCGGCCACTTCATGGGCGACGGCGAGCAGTACCGCCCGGCCGGCGAGAAGGAAGCGCTGCTGGCGCGCGACCCGATCCCGGCCTACCGCCAGCGCCTGCTCGACGCCGGCGTGCTGAGCGAGGCGGCGGCCGAGGAAATCGCCGCGCGCGCCCGCGGCCGGGTCGACGAGGCGGTGCTGTTCGCCCGCGACAGCGCCTATCCGGCGCCGGAAGATGCCATGGACTGCGTGTTCGTCTGATTTCCCCCACCGAATTGCCAGGAGTTGCAGCATGAGCAGCCCAGTGAAAGAAAGAAAACTCACCGTCGCCCGCGCCATGGCCGAGGCGGTGGCCCAGGAAATGCGCCTCGACCCGCGCGTGTTCGTGATGGGCGAGGACATCGGCCAGCTCGGCGGGGTGTTCGGCAACACCCGCGGCCTATTCGAGGAGTTCGGCGGCGCGCGGGTGCGCGATACCCCCATCTCGGAGACCGCCTTCATCGGCGCGGCGGTGGGCGCCGCCTCCGACGGCATGCGGCCGATCGTCGAACTGATGTTCGTCGACTTCTTCGGCGTGTGCATGGACGCCATCTACAACCTGATGGCGAAGAACACCTACTTCTCCGGCGGCAACGTGCGCGTGCCGATGGTGCTGATGGCCTCCACCGGCGCCGGCTACTCGGACGCCGGCCAGCACTCGCAGTGCCTGTACGGCACCTTCGCCCACCTGCCGGGGATGAAGGTGGTGGTGCCGAGCAACGCCTACGACGCCAAGGGCCTGATGACCGCGGCGATCCGCGACGACAACCCGGTGATCTTCCTGTTCCACAAGGCCCTGCAGGGCATGGGCTGGCTGGGCACCGAGAAGGGCGCCACCGTGGCGGTGCCTGAAGAGAGCTACGTCGTCGAGATCGGCAAGGCCAGGACCGTGCGCGAGGGCACGGACGTGACCATCGTCAGCCTCGGCGCCGGTGTGCACCACGCCCTGCGCGCCGCCCAGCAGCTGGAGCAGGACGGCGTCAGCGCCGAGGTGGTCGACCTGCGCAGCCTGGTGCCGCTGGACCGCGAACACGTGATCGCCTCGGTACGCAAGACCGGTCGGCTGATCGTGGTCGACGAGGACTACCACAGCTATGGC
This genomic window contains:
- a CDS encoding alpha-ketoacid dehydrogenase subunit beta, producing the protein MSSPVKERKLTVARAMAEAVAQEMRLDPRVFVMGEDIGQLGGVFGNTRGLFEEFGGARVRDTPISETAFIGAAVGAASDGMRPIVELMFVDFFGVCMDAIYNLMAKNTYFSGGNVRVPMVLMASTGAGYSDAGQHSQCLYGTFAHLPGMKVVVPSNAYDAKGLMTAAIRDDNPVIFLFHKALQGMGWLGTEKGATVAVPEESYVVEIGKARTVREGTDVTIVSLGAGVHHALRAAQQLEQDGVSAEVVDLRSLVPLDREHVIASVRKTGRLIVVDEDYHSYGVSGEIIASVVEHDLGMLKASPQRVAFPDIPIPFTPVMEQWALPSAEKIVAAYQNLNSEE
- a CDS encoding thiamine pyrophosphate-dependent dehydrogenase E1 component subunit alpha codes for the protein MTAPNHAQRLWMFEQMLVSRYLEESIERIYMEGKTPVFNMAKGPIPGEMHLSNGQEPCAVGVCAHLNAEDVVTATHRPHHIAVAKGVHLNEMVAEIFGKKTGLSGGRGGHMHLFDARVNFCCSGIIAQGMGPAVGAALSRQLQGKPGVAVAYIGEGAANQGAFHETLNLAALWKLPVVFVIEDNAWGISVAKQASTPIERNYVRAAAYGMPGVFVPGNDADAIFAAAGEAIERARAGGGPSLIEIETSRLAGHFMGDGEQYRPAGEKEALLARDPIPAYRQRLLDAGVLSEAAAEEIAARARGRVDEAVLFARDSAYPAPEDAMDCVFV